One stretch of Chryseobacterium indologenes DNA includes these proteins:
- a CDS encoding serine hydrolase — protein MKILTITRTISCFLAVLILFSCNSRNFKTEKSPAYASTIDSVMTKSYERGLFNGNVLVAKNNKIIYQKSFGFTDETKQTPLNDKSIFNFGSIAKEFNAVSIMMLAERGLIHLDDPISKFNFGLPKWSEKVTIRHLINYASGMPRIESGLTIINDEDAWKILRSNDTLLFEPGTGYRYDNGNVFLQRRIIEKVTGMSFEEFVIKNIVEPLKMTNSVFEPKFGYKNRTSCYDMDNVRCPELKFISGWLWTDINDLYKWIHAMNTNRLISKESFQNVLNNPYAKEQGGSLGTYFENEELQRHNGISYKFESIFLNDFKNNITIILASNNLNRVWDLGHILHNLMLGKEYEIPKRSLYQAIRKETLNDVNKGIKMYYLLKATSKNEYDFENSNELNKLGYELLRAGKINESLTLFKLATNEFPKNPNLFDSLGEAYYTNKQYDLALDSYNKAISLGGTKGNAEKMIDKIKKETGK, from the coding sequence ATGAAAATACTTACTATAACAAGAACCATCAGCTGCTTTTTAGCTGTATTGATCCTATTCAGCTGTAATTCCAGAAATTTTAAAACAGAAAAAAGCCCAGCTTACGCCAGTACAATTGATTCTGTTATGACGAAATCCTACGAAAGAGGCTTATTCAATGGAAATGTTCTTGTCGCTAAAAATAATAAAATCATCTATCAAAAATCATTTGGATTTACTGATGAGACAAAGCAAACTCCTTTAAATGATAAGTCTATATTCAACTTTGGTTCTATTGCAAAGGAATTTAATGCCGTTTCCATCATGATGTTGGCTGAACGTGGTCTTATTCATCTTGATGACCCGATTTCTAAGTTTAATTTTGGATTGCCGAAATGGTCCGAAAAAGTGACTATAAGGCATCTGATTAATTATGCCAGTGGCATGCCCCGAATAGAATCAGGGTTAACAATCATCAATGATGAAGATGCATGGAAGATTTTAAGAAGCAATGATACCTTATTGTTTGAACCGGGAACCGGCTACAGGTATGATAATGGCAATGTCTTTTTGCAAAGAAGAATCATTGAAAAGGTAACCGGAATGTCATTTGAAGAGTTTGTCATTAAAAATATAGTGGAACCATTGAAAATGACCAATTCGGTATTTGAACCAAAATTTGGTTATAAAAACAGAACATCCTGCTATGATATGGACAATGTCCGATGCCCGGAATTGAAATTTATCAGCGGCTGGCTTTGGACAGATATCAATGATCTTTATAAATGGATTCATGCGATGAATACAAACCGTTTGATCTCCAAAGAATCCTTTCAAAATGTGTTGAATAACCCATATGCAAAAGAACAGGGTGGATCACTCGGTACCTATTTTGAAAATGAAGAACTGCAACGACACAATGGTATCTCCTATAAATTTGAATCTATTTTCTTAAACGATTTTAAAAATAATATTACCATAATTCTAGCCTCCAATAATCTCAATAGAGTTTGGGATTTAGGGCATATTCTGCATAATTTAATGCTTGGAAAAGAGTACGAAATCCCTAAAAGATCTCTTTATCAAGCAATAAGAAAGGAAACCCTCAATGATGTAAATAAAGGGATAAAGATGTACTATTTACTTAAAGCAACTTCTAAAAATGAATATGACTTTGAGAACTCAAATGAGCTTAATAAATTAGGATATGAACTATTAAGAGCAGGTAAAATTAATGAATCCTTAACCTTATTTAAATTGGCTACTAATGAGTTCCCTAAAAACCCCAATTTATTCGACAGTTTAGGGGAAGCTTATTATACCAATAAACAATACGATTTAGCATTAGACAGTTATAACAAAGCAATAAGCCTTGGCGGAACGAAAGGGAATGCGGAAAAAATGATCGATAAAATCAAAAAAGAAACAGGAAAGTAA